The following are from one region of the Mycolicibacterium diernhoferi genome:
- a CDS encoding Cof-type HAD-IIB family hydrolase: MLPALIATDVDGTLLDNEERVTPRTAAVIRAAVDAGTSFVLATGRPPRWVPPIVEELGFAPMSVCANGAVIYDPETDRIISARTLSVQQLASLAEITARVIPGSGLAVERVGRSAHDAATPQFVSSPGYEHAWLNPDNTEVSLEDLLSAPAVKLLIRKAGARSGDMAAALAPHIGAEADLTYSTNNGLIEVLPRGLSKATGIAEIAGPLGIDASEIVAFGDMPNDIPMLRWAGLGVAMGNAHPEALAAADEVTATNSDEGLARVLERWWL; encoded by the coding sequence ATGCTGCCCGCACTGATCGCCACCGACGTGGACGGCACGCTGCTGGACAACGAGGAGCGGGTGACACCACGCACCGCGGCGGTGATCCGGGCCGCGGTGGATGCGGGCACCAGTTTCGTGCTGGCCACCGGACGACCGCCGCGCTGGGTGCCGCCGATCGTCGAGGAGCTCGGTTTCGCGCCGATGTCGGTGTGCGCCAACGGGGCGGTGATCTACGACCCGGAAACCGACCGCATCATCTCGGCGCGCACGCTGTCGGTGCAGCAGTTGGCCTCGCTGGCCGAGATCACGGCGCGGGTCATCCCGGGGTCGGGGCTGGCCGTCGAACGGGTGGGCCGCAGCGCACACGACGCGGCGACCCCGCAGTTCGTCAGCTCACCCGGATACGAGCACGCCTGGCTGAACCCGGACAACACCGAGGTGTCGCTGGAGGATCTGCTGAGTGCCCCCGCGGTCAAGCTGCTGATCCGCAAAGCCGGTGCGCGCAGCGGGGATATGGCCGCCGCCCTCGCTCCGCACATCGGCGCCGAAGCGGATCTGACCTACTCGACCAACAACGGGTTGATCGAGGTGCTGCCCCGCGGTCTGAGCAAGGCGACCGGTATCGCCGAGATCGCCGGCCCGCTGGGCATCGACGCCTCCGAGATCGTGGCGTTCGGCGACATGCCCAACGACATCCCGATGCTGCGCTGGGCCGGGCTCGGGGTTGCGATGGGCAATGCCCACCCCGAAGCGCTGGCCGCCGCCGATGAGGTCACCGCAACCAACAGTGATGAGGGACTGGCCCGGGTGCTCGAACGCTGGTGGCTTTAG
- a CDS encoding MBL fold metallo-hydrolase — MQVTSVGHAGFRIDTEAGSILCDPWVNPAYFASWFPFPDNSELDWAALGDVDYLYVSHLHKDHFDPALLRAHVNKDAVVLLPDYPVPDLRRELEALGFHTFVETTDSVKQRVSGPKGDLDVMIVALRAPADGPIGDSGLVVSDGVTTAFNMNDARPIDLDMLAAEFGHIDVHMLQYSGAIWYPMVYDMPARAKEAFGVQKRQRQMDRCRQYIAQVGATWVVPSAGPPCFLDPELRGLNDDQGDPANIFPDQIVFLEQMRRHGHDGGLLMIPGSTADFTGSELNSLTHPVADPEVIFTTGKADYIEAYARRQAPVLAAEKAGWAPAEGEPQLESLRALFEPIMLASDQICDGIGYPVELRLRAGETVETVVIDFPKRAVREPVPDEKFRYGFEIPAELVRTVVRDREPDWVNTIFLSTRFKAWRVGGYNEYLYTFFKCLTDERIAYADGWFAEAHDDSASTTLDGWEIQRRCPHLKADLSKFGVVEGSTLTCNLHGWQWNLENGRCLTAKGHQLRSTRTS, encoded by the coding sequence GTGCAGGTCACAAGCGTCGGACACGCCGGTTTCCGGATTGATACGGAAGCCGGCAGCATCCTGTGCGACCCGTGGGTCAACCCGGCGTACTTCGCGTCCTGGTTCCCCTTCCCGGACAACAGCGAATTGGACTGGGCAGCGCTGGGCGACGTGGACTACCTCTACGTCAGCCACCTGCACAAGGACCACTTCGATCCGGCCCTGCTGCGCGCGCACGTCAACAAGGACGCCGTGGTGCTGCTGCCCGACTACCCGGTGCCGGACCTGCGCCGCGAGCTCGAGGCGCTGGGCTTCCACACCTTCGTGGAGACCACCGACTCGGTGAAGCAGCGGGTCTCCGGCCCCAAGGGCGACCTGGACGTGATGATCGTCGCACTGCGGGCCCCCGCCGACGGGCCCATCGGGGACTCCGGGCTGGTGGTGTCCGACGGCGTCACCACCGCCTTCAACATGAACGACGCCCGGCCGATCGACCTGGACATGCTGGCAGCAGAGTTCGGTCACATCGACGTGCACATGCTGCAGTACTCGGGGGCCATCTGGTACCCGATGGTCTACGACATGCCGGCGCGGGCCAAGGAGGCGTTCGGCGTCCAGAAACGCCAGCGCCAGATGGACCGCTGTCGCCAGTACATCGCCCAGGTCGGCGCCACCTGGGTGGTGCCCTCGGCCGGTCCGCCGTGCTTCCTGGACCCCGAACTGCGGGGGCTCAACGACGATCAGGGGGACCCGGCGAACATCTTCCCCGACCAGATCGTCTTCCTCGAACAGATGCGCCGGCACGGCCACGACGGCGGCCTGCTGATGATCCCCGGGTCCACCGCAGATTTCACCGGTTCGGAACTCAACTCGCTGACGCACCCGGTGGCGGACCCGGAGGTCATCTTCACCACCGGCAAGGCCGACTACATCGAGGCGTACGCCCGGCGTCAGGCGCCGGTGCTGGCCGCCGAGAAGGCCGGCTGGGCGCCGGCCGAGGGGGAGCCCCAGCTGGAGTCCCTGCGCGCACTGTTCGAACCGATCATGCTGGCGTCCGACCAGATCTGCGACGGCATCGGCTACCCGGTCGAGCTGCGGTTGCGGGCCGGCGAGACTGTCGAGACCGTCGTCATCGATTTCCCGAAACGAGCTGTGCGCGAACCTGTCCCCGACGAGAAGTTCCGCTATGGCTTCGAGATCCCTGCCGAGTTGGTGCGCACCGTCGTGCGTGACCGGGAACCCGACTGGGTGAACACCATCTTCCTGTCCACCCGGTTCAAGGCCTGGCGGGTGGGCGGTTACAACGAGTACCTCTACACCTTCTTCAAGTGCCTCACCGACGAACGGATCGCCTACGCCGACGGCTGGTTCGCCGAGGCGCATGACGACAGCGCGTCGACGACGCTGGACGGCTGGGAGATCCAGCGCCGCTGCCCACACCTGAAGGCCGATCTGTCCAAGTTCGGCGTGGTGGAAGGCTCCACGCTGACCTGCAACCTGCACGGCTGGCAGTGGAACCTGGAGAACGGTCGTTGCCTGACCGCCAAGGGGCATCAGCTCAGGAGCACGAGGACGTCATGA
- a CDS encoding lysophospholipid acyltransferase family protein, translating into MEPVYGTVIQAARLVWRLQGLKFTVTGVENLPVTGGAVIAVNHTSYFDFTFAGLPAYRQGRGRKVRFMAKKEVFDHKIGGPIMRKLRHIEVDRASGADSFAAAVAALRAGELVGVYPEATISRSFEIKDFKSGAARMAIEADVPIVPHIIWGAQRIWTKGQPRNMRRPKVPISIAVGEPIYPTLPPAELTALLHHRMQHLLQQVQDSYGPHPEGEFWVPHRLGGGAPTLAEANRMDMEEAAEKAARRAADSSGEAPE; encoded by the coding sequence GTGGAGCCGGTATACGGGACTGTCATTCAAGCCGCCCGGCTGGTGTGGCGGCTGCAGGGATTGAAGTTCACCGTGACCGGGGTGGAGAACCTGCCGGTGACCGGTGGGGCGGTCATCGCCGTCAATCACACCAGCTACTTCGACTTCACCTTCGCCGGCCTGCCCGCCTACCGGCAGGGGCGCGGGCGCAAGGTCCGCTTCATGGCGAAGAAGGAGGTCTTCGATCACAAGATCGGTGGCCCCATCATGCGCAAGCTGCGCCACATCGAGGTGGATCGTGCCAGCGGCGCCGACTCGTTCGCCGCGGCGGTCGCGGCCCTGCGGGCCGGCGAGCTGGTCGGGGTGTACCCCGAGGCGACCATCAGCCGCAGCTTCGAGATCAAGGACTTCAAGTCCGGTGCGGCCCGAATGGCGATCGAGGCCGATGTGCCGATCGTCCCGCACATCATCTGGGGCGCCCAGCGGATCTGGACCAAGGGACAACCGCGCAACATGCGTCGGCCCAAGGTGCCCATCTCGATCGCCGTGGGTGAACCCATCTACCCGACCCTGCCGCCGGCCGAGCTGACCGCGCTGCTGCACCACCGGATGCAGCATCTGCTGCAACAGGTGCAGGACTCCTACGGGCCGCACCCGGAGGGCGAGTTCTGGGTTCCGCACCGGTTGGGTGGCGGTGCGCCGACGCTGGCCGAGGCGAACCGGATGGACATGGAGGAGGCCGCCGAGAAGGCGGCCAGACGTGCGGCCGACTCTTCGGGTGAGGCGCCGGAGTAG
- a CDS encoding BTAD domain-containing putative transcriptional regulator: MSRDAAVRVTVLGAVQAFSGTGQVDLGSRLQRALLARLVVEHGHTVSVDRLIDDLWQGEPPPKALAALQVYVSHLRRGLEPGRHRGTPARILVSVAPGYCLKLPLEAVDSWRFESKVVAAYDDPDPKRRLALLDEALAEWSGEPFAEFGDALWAAPEVARLTELRLAAVEYRAAALVELGRYGSAVAALERHMRGCPERESAAALLATALYRSGRQSDALDVLRRIREHLIGELGLEPGRALRDLESDILHHAEHLEPARAQPVPQQAVPEAVRTGPDHTAYGRAGELAAIEAAARSDTPDGATVVWIGGEAGSGKTTLAGVAADRLRASGWRIVAGRCPEVDGAPAGWAWTEVLRDLIASDHHAAEVTDRQALAPLLHEGGAAGPGTFWLGQAVTDVLTAVARRRPLAVVLDDLHRTDGLTLELLRLVADRIGDCRVLVIGTYRPSEDRGELEVARAALTVRTAAHLELDGLDSAATAALAADCGLTSASGEVLRLLRERTGGNPLFVRELARLIAAEGPAAVRASVPVGVRDVMRRRLARLPDQTVTALRRAAVLGHDIDVDLLAELARSDPDELLDALEPAVLLGLLDEPEPRRLRFAHGLVRDTLYEDISKLRRSRWHGEVLDLLRAPGRSVDAATLAYHAVAAATEETASGAALFATVAAQEAGAVGAHAEAVRQWRAVLQMLELAGGSDALDREIEARCGLIAALAQSGDAVAARLECKGALQLLTGKSRDDLTVRVLTAWDTPLVWRDREYDESDNQMITLLRRVLADGAATGITVADRIRLLKALFVELEGADPEGALAASTELLELARQAHAERPESTGRLLCTALNVRAYCALGPDLDFERESLAAELLSAAESTEQADYQAVGHWLLSLAAGQRSDLATAKRHADLAVARAGTGQLVHLLGMLGLFRARMYLLAGRLDEAVHAYTDLAARMVENGAANGAKLAMVGRVTGEFCLGDLGQLADELLYFYREVSVAALDAAVLALIARGRGAEAEQLWRERRPIERSYFWVPYTVLRVNAAAALGDVEETAARAAELVKYSGQIAGLGVDGLMLGPVDEALAVAADALGRPDEAREYRAAAAVLRERLANEALAFID; the protein is encoded by the coding sequence ATGTCGAGGGATGCTGCGGTGCGGGTGACGGTGCTGGGGGCCGTGCAGGCATTCTCCGGCACCGGGCAGGTGGATCTGGGATCCCGGCTGCAGCGTGCGCTGCTGGCCCGGCTGGTCGTGGAGCACGGCCACACGGTGTCGGTGGACCGGTTGATCGACGACCTGTGGCAGGGTGAGCCGCCCCCGAAGGCGTTGGCAGCGTTGCAGGTCTACGTCTCGCATCTGCGCCGCGGACTGGAGCCGGGGCGCCACCGCGGCACACCGGCGCGCATCCTGGTCAGCGTGGCCCCCGGGTACTGCCTGAAACTTCCACTCGAGGCTGTGGACTCGTGGCGTTTCGAATCCAAAGTTGTTGCAGCCTATGATGATCCCGACCCAAAACGGCGACTGGCTCTGCTGGACGAGGCGCTGGCCGAGTGGTCGGGTGAACCGTTCGCGGAGTTCGGTGACGCGCTGTGGGCCGCCCCGGAGGTGGCCCGGCTGACCGAACTGCGGCTCGCGGCGGTGGAGTACCGCGCCGCCGCGCTCGTGGAACTGGGCCGGTACGGCTCCGCGGTGGCCGCACTGGAGCGGCACATGCGCGGGTGCCCCGAGCGGGAGTCCGCCGCCGCACTGCTGGCCACCGCGCTGTACCGGTCGGGCCGCCAATCCGATGCGCTGGATGTGTTGCGGCGCATCAGGGAACACCTCATCGGTGAGCTGGGGCTGGAACCCGGACGGGCCCTGCGTGATCTGGAAAGCGATATCCTGCACCACGCCGAACATCTGGAACCTGCTCGGGCGCAACCGGTTCCGCAGCAGGCAGTGCCGGAGGCGGTGCGCACCGGGCCGGACCACACGGCCTACGGCCGTGCCGGGGAACTCGCGGCCATCGAGGCCGCGGCGCGCAGCGACACCCCCGACGGCGCCACGGTGGTGTGGATCGGCGGCGAGGCGGGCTCGGGTAAGACCACCCTGGCCGGCGTCGCGGCGGACCGGCTGCGCGCCTCGGGCTGGCGCATCGTGGCGGGCCGCTGCCCGGAGGTCGACGGCGCCCCGGCGGGCTGGGCCTGGACCGAGGTGCTGCGTGATCTCATCGCCTCCGACCACCACGCCGCCGAGGTGACCGACCGCCAGGCGCTGGCCCCGCTGCTGCACGAGGGTGGAGCCGCCGGGCCCGGCACGTTCTGGCTGGGCCAGGCGGTGACCGATGTGCTGACCGCGGTGGCCCGCCGCCGGCCGCTGGCCGTGGTCCTCGACGATCTGCACCGCACCGACGGCCTCACCCTGGAGCTGCTGCGCCTGGTGGCCGACCGCATCGGCGACTGCCGGGTCCTGGTCATCGGGACCTACCGCCCGTCCGAGGACCGCGGTGAACTGGAGGTGGCCCGGGCGGCGCTGACCGTGCGCACCGCGGCGCACCTGGAACTCGACGGCCTGGACAGTGCGGCCACCGCGGCGCTGGCCGCCGACTGTGGGCTCACCTCGGCCAGTGGCGAGGTGCTGCGGCTGCTGCGCGAACGCACCGGCGGCAACCCGCTGTTCGTCCGGGAGCTGGCCCGCCTCATCGCCGCGGAGGGACCGGCCGCGGTGCGTGCCTCGGTGCCGGTCGGGGTGCGCGACGTGATGCGCCGGCGCCTGGCCCGGCTGCCGGACCAGACCGTCACCGCCCTGCGCCGGGCGGCCGTGCTGGGTCACGACATCGACGTCGACCTGCTCGCCGAACTGGCGCGCAGCGATCCCGACGAGCTGCTCGACGCGCTGGAACCGGCCGTCCTGCTGGGCCTGCTCGACGAACCCGAACCGCGCCGGCTGCGGTTTGCCCACGGTCTGGTCCGCGACACGCTGTACGAGGACATCTCCAAACTGCGCCGGTCGCGGTGGCACGGCGAGGTGCTCGACCTGTTGCGTGCCCCGGGCAGGTCCGTCGACGCAGCCACCCTGGCCTATCACGCCGTCGCCGCCGCCACCGAGGAGACCGCCTCTGGCGCAGCTCTTTTCGCCACCGTCGCGGCACAGGAGGCGGGTGCGGTCGGCGCGCACGCCGAGGCCGTCCGGCAGTGGCGCGCGGTGCTGCAGATGCTGGAACTGGCGGGCGGCTCGGACGCGCTGGACCGCGAGATCGAGGCGCGCTGCGGGCTGATCGCGGCGCTCGCCCAGTCGGGTGACGCGGTCGCGGCGCGGCTGGAGTGCAAGGGCGCCCTGCAGCTGTTGACCGGCAAGTCGCGCGACGACCTGACGGTGCGGGTGCTCACCGCATGGGACACCCCGCTGGTGTGGCGCGACCGCGAGTACGACGAGTCCGACAACCAGATGATCACGCTGCTGCGCCGGGTACTGGCCGACGGTGCGGCGACCGGAATCACCGTGGCCGACCGGATCCGGTTGCTCAAGGCCCTGTTCGTGGAGTTGGAGGGCGCCGATCCGGAGGGCGCGCTGGCGGCCAGTACCGAACTGCTGGAGCTGGCGCGTCAGGCGCACGCCGAACGGCCGGAATCCACCGGCCGGTTGCTGTGCACCGCGCTCAACGTCCGGGCCTACTGCGCGCTGGGCCCCGATCTCGACTTCGAGCGCGAATCGCTGGCCGCGGAACTGTTGAGCGCCGCGGAGTCCACCGAGCAGGCCGACTATCAGGCCGTCGGGCACTGGCTGCTGTCGTTGGCGGCCGGACAGCGCAGCGATCTGGCCACGGCCAAGCGGCACGCCGATCTCGCGGTGGCCCGGGCCGGCACCGGCCAGCTGGTACATCTGCTGGGCATGCTCGGACTGTTCCGGGCCCGGATGTATCTGCTGGCAGGCCGGTTGGACGAAGCGGTGCACGCCTACACCGATCTGGCCGCACGGATGGTGGAGAACGGCGCCGCCAACGGCGCCAAGCTGGCCATGGTCGGGCGGGTGACCGGCGAGTTCTGCCTGGGTGACCTGGGGCAGTTGGCCGACGAGTTGCTGTACTTCTACCGGGAGGTGTCCGTCGCGGCGCTGGACGCCGCGGTACTGGCGCTGATCGCCCGCGGTCGCGGCGCCGAGGCCGAACAGCTGTGGCGCGAGCGCCGCCCGATCGAGCGGTCGTACTTCTGGGTGCCCTACACGGTGTTGCGGGTGAACGCCGCGGCGGCGCTGGGTGATGTCGAGGAGACCGCGGCACGGGCCGCCGAACTCGTCAAGTACTCCGGTCAGATCGCGGGGCTCGGGGTGGACGGGCTGATGCTCGGTCCCGTCGACGAGGCGCTGGCGGTGGCCGCCGACGCGCTGGGCCGCCCGGATGAGGCGCGCGAGTACCGGGCGGCCGCGGCGGTGCTGCGCGAGCGGCTGGCCAATGAGGCCCTGGCGTTCATCGACTGA
- a CDS encoding N-acetylmuramoyl-L-alanine amidase → MLRRRPAPSLLLSAVLGTVAILPWAISGLPEDSATENWATSISQQPLAELGGGETIREIHQDDPFSLVALTADSLDGTSARIRAKREDGSWGPWYEAEALVGVGPEQRDTHGTEPVFVGRTNTVQIAVTRTDPAPQPAAKPATNLGYIPANVEQPLPQNVNAVLISPPEAPMDVQPPPIAATVPGQAPHIITRAQWGANESMKCGNPIYDTGIRAGVVHHTAGSNDYAPQDSAAIVRSIYEYHARTLGWCDIAYNAMVDKYGQVFEGRAGGMSRAVQGAHTGGFNTDTWGVAMLGDFNAEPPTPIQLRTTGRLLGWRLGLDRVDPRGTAALTSAGGSFTTFAGGTTPTLPSIFTHRDVGNTDCPGDAAYAQMDMIRDIAARFNQPSGPQDLLDSLRGGAIFTKWLAMRSEAGPLGMPTSPEASGLGDTRYVTFDRGAMYWSPVTGAQPVTGAIYEAWGTLGFERGALGLPTSGEIQEPLWIKQNFQHGTLNFDRETGAVTRVIDGVPLELPRPDQSPVQLERFTPISNQA, encoded by the coding sequence GTGTTGCGTCGTCGTCCTGCGCCATCTCTGCTGCTCTCCGCAGTGTTGGGCACGGTTGCCATCCTGCCGTGGGCCATCAGCGGACTCCCCGAAGATTCGGCCACCGAGAACTGGGCGACCTCGATCAGTCAGCAGCCCCTCGCCGAACTCGGCGGCGGGGAGACCATCCGCGAGATCCACCAGGACGACCCGTTCTCGTTGGTCGCGCTGACCGCCGACAGCCTCGACGGGACGAGCGCGCGGATCCGCGCCAAACGCGAAGACGGCAGCTGGGGCCCCTGGTATGAGGCCGAAGCACTCGTCGGGGTCGGCCCCGAGCAGCGCGACACCCACGGCACCGAACCGGTGTTCGTCGGGCGCACCAACACCGTGCAGATCGCGGTCACCCGCACCGACCCGGCCCCGCAGCCGGCGGCCAAACCGGCCACCAACCTCGGCTACATCCCCGCCAACGTGGAGCAGCCGCTCCCGCAGAACGTCAACGCGGTGCTCATCAGCCCGCCGGAAGCGCCGATGGACGTGCAGCCCCCGCCCATCGCGGCCACCGTCCCCGGCCAGGCACCGCACATCATCACCCGCGCCCAGTGGGGCGCCAACGAGTCGATGAAATGCGGAAACCCCATCTACGACACCGGAATCCGGGCAGGCGTCGTACACCACACGGCCGGCAGCAATGACTACGCGCCGCAGGATTCGGCGGCCATCGTGCGATCCATCTACGAGTACCACGCACGCACGCTGGGCTGGTGCGACATCGCCTACAACGCGATGGTCGACAAGTACGGCCAGGTCTTCGAAGGTCGCGCCGGCGGCATGAGCCGGGCCGTGCAGGGCGCGCATACCGGCGGTTTCAACACCGATACCTGGGGTGTGGCCATGCTCGGCGACTTCAACGCCGAACCACCCACCCCGATCCAGTTGCGCACCACCGGAAGACTGCTGGGATGGCGACTCGGCCTGGACCGCGTCGACCCGCGCGGCACCGCGGCGCTGACCTCCGCGGGCGGGAGCTTCACCACGTTCGCCGGGGGTACCACCCCCACCCTGCCGAGCATCTTCACCCACCGCGACGTCGGCAACACCGATTGCCCCGGCGACGCCGCGTACGCGCAGATGGACATGATCCGCGACATCGCGGCCCGGTTCAATCAGCCGTCGGGGCCGCAGGATCTCCTCGACTCGTTGCGCGGCGGCGCCATCTTCACCAAGTGGCTGGCCATGCGCAGCGAGGCCGGACCGCTGGGCATGCCGACCTCACCGGAGGCCTCCGGCCTCGGGGACACCCGGTATGTCACCTTCGACCGGGGTGCCATGTACTGGTCTCCGGTCACCGGCGCGCAGCCTGTCACCGGCGCCATCTACGAGGCCTGGGGCACACTGGGATTCGAGCGTGGCGCGCTCGGCCTGCCGACCAGTGGCGAGATCCAGGAACCGCTGTGGATCAAGCAGAACTTCCAGCACGGCACCCTGAACTTCGACCGCGAGACGGGTGCGGTCACCCGCGTCATCGACGGTGTGCCGTTGGAACTTCCGCGCCCCGACCAGTCCCCCGTGCAGCTGGAGCGATTCACCCCGATCAGCAATCAGGCCTGA
- a CDS encoding MOSC domain-containing protein, which translates to MTTPTVGELWRFPVKSMGGGRVDQVRIDRRGVHADRLWAVRDVEKGVTASARRVPVLLGCSARYLTEPAAQAGPGNVPPVAVTFPDGRELTSDDPAVHTALSELVGREMRLVALPPQADTSQHRMSVSEALSNYRAAQIRSDFGLGAAEDLPDTSVFSTRDIITLARFSTPPGTFADLSPVHLLSTASLRQLSVDGVPYDVRRFRPNVLVDVPEGGREFPETDWVGNELSIGSARLKVAIPTIRCVVPTRPQPGIELDKGLTRVLAERTDRFLGVYADVSTPGVLSVGDPVQVRVCKPPNVFQRTATALSKSAIRGAQALLEATVLRPR; encoded by the coding sequence GTGACCACGCCGACGGTGGGCGAACTCTGGCGGTTCCCGGTCAAGTCGATGGGTGGCGGCCGGGTGGATCAGGTGCGCATCGATCGCCGCGGGGTACACGCGGACCGGCTGTGGGCGGTCCGGGACGTGGAAAAGGGCGTGACGGCCTCGGCCCGTCGGGTGCCGGTGCTGTTGGGGTGTTCGGCGCGTTATCTCACCGAACCCGCTGCGCAGGCCGGCCCGGGCAACGTCCCACCGGTGGCGGTGACCTTCCCGGACGGCCGCGAACTGACCAGTGACGACCCGGCCGTGCACACGGCCCTGTCCGAGCTGGTGGGCCGGGAGATGCGGCTGGTGGCGCTGCCCCCGCAGGCCGACACCAGCCAGCACAGGATGTCGGTTTCCGAAGCGCTCTCCAATTACCGGGCCGCCCAGATTCGTTCGGATTTCGGGCTCGGTGCGGCCGAAGACCTGCCCGACACGTCGGTGTTCTCGACCAGGGACATCATCACGCTGGCCCGGTTCTCCACGCCGCCGGGCACTTTCGCCGACCTCAGCCCGGTCCACCTGCTGAGCACCGCCAGCCTGCGCCAGCTGTCCGTCGACGGGGTTCCCTACGATGTGCGCAGGTTCCGCCCGAACGTGTTGGTGGACGTTCCCGAGGGTGGCCGGGAATTCCCCGAAACCGACTGGGTGGGAAATGAATTGAGTATCGGTTCGGCCCGGTTGAAGGTCGCCATCCCGACCATCCGCTGCGTCGTGCCGACCCGCCCGCAGCCCGGCATCGAGCTGGACAAGGGTCTGACCAGGGTGCTGGCCGAGCGCACCGACCGTTTCCTGGGCGTCTACGCCGATGTGTCGACCCCGGGTGTGCTCAGCGTCGGCGACCCGGTGCAGGTTCGGGTGTGTAAGCCGCCCAACGTGTTCCAGCGCACCGCGACAGCGCTGAGCAAGTCCGCGATCCGCGGCGCGCAGGCGCTGCTGGAGGCGACGGTACTGCGCCCGCGCTAG
- a CDS encoding DUF5718 family protein, protein MIDIELDELRSWFGFGVAGNFAGHLEQAGEADDFVNVTSQGSAPKGIFPWYAPGNDTFLGEFPLSQDTITLPASDTPLNLQIEPEVGLACEVKWQGDTVVSLQPFALGAFNDCSIRRPGAPKISYKKNWGPASKGVARQFFEASDLTPDGPTATLRLVCYLHGADGQQREYGVDSPLLGYSYYGEVLLDWITERLDNQKGSPDTPLEDVGALMVAAGHPERVLIGIGATRYTALGESTYLSPGDEAVVRVYDTASDAISELRQTVSG, encoded by the coding sequence ATGATCGACATCGAGCTCGACGAACTCCGCTCCTGGTTCGGTTTCGGGGTGGCGGGCAACTTCGCAGGTCACCTCGAACAGGCCGGGGAGGCAGACGATTTCGTGAATGTCACCTCCCAGGGATCGGCCCCCAAGGGCATCTTCCCCTGGTATGCCCCGGGCAATGACACCTTCCTCGGCGAATTCCCGCTCTCCCAGGACACGATCACGCTGCCGGCCAGCGACACTCCGCTGAATCTGCAGATCGAGCCCGAGGTCGGGCTGGCCTGTGAGGTGAAGTGGCAGGGCGACACGGTCGTCTCGCTGCAACCGTTCGCGCTCGGCGCGTTCAATGACTGCTCGATCCGGCGTCCGGGAGCGCCGAAGATCAGCTACAAGAAGAACTGGGGCCCGGCCTCCAAAGGTGTTGCGCGGCAGTTCTTCGAAGCCAGCGATCTGACGCCGGACGGTCCGACGGCCACCCTGCGGCTGGTCTGCTACCTGCACGGTGCCGATGGGCAGCAGCGCGAGTACGGGGTGGACAGCCCGCTGCTCGGTTACTCCTACTACGGCGAGGTGCTGCTGGACTGGATCACCGAGCGGCTGGACAACCAGAAGGGATCGCCGGACACACCGCTGGAGGACGTCGGCGCACTGATGGTCGCTGCCGGTCATCCGGAACGGGTCCTGATCGGTATCGGCGCCACCCGCTACACCGCACTGGGTGAATCCACCTACCTGTCTCCCGGTGACGAGGCGGTCGTGCGGGTGTACGACACCGCATCGGATGCGATTTCGGAACTGCGGCAGACGGTTTCGGGTTAG